A stretch of the Glycine soja cultivar W05 chromosome 13, ASM419377v2, whole genome shotgun sequence genome encodes the following:
- the LOC114381111 gene encoding kinesin-like protein KIN-7B, whose translation MTGTPVAVAAATPRSKIQRNASGTPGGPKVREEKIRVTVRMRPLNTKEQAMYDLIAWDCLDEHTIVFKNPNQERPTTPYTFDKVFAPTCSTHKVYEEGAKDVALSALSGINATIFAYGQTSSGKTFTMRGVTESAIKDIYDYIKNTPERDFILRISALEIYNETVIDLLKRESGPLRLLDDPEKGTIVEKLNEEVAEDRQHLRRLIGICEAQRQVGETALNDKSSRSHQIIRLTVESSLRESSGHVKSYIASLNFVDLAGSERISQTNTCGARMKEGSHINRSLLTLASVIRKLSGGKCGHIPYRDSKLTRILQSSLGGNARTAIICTISPSLSHVEQTRNTLAFATSAKEVINTARVNMVVSNKTLVRQLQKEVARLEGELRSPDLSVNSCLRSLLAEKELKIQQMERDMEDLRRQRDLAQTQLDLERRVNKVPKGSNDCGPSSQIVRCLSFPEENKSANGKRTPERREAVGRQAMLKNLLASPDPSILVGEIRKLEDRQLQLCEDANRALEVLHQDFATHKLGNQETAETMSKVLSEIKDLVAASSTPEEIVAADKADLMEKITQLKNQGNTIASLERKLENVQKSIDKLVSAFNAEETPENKTTPLRRKKILPFTLSNSPNMQHIIRAPCSPLSSSRKAMEHDIENRAPENNIGISGSDSFAKFHKDTPRKDDKSCDSILSRAGSPATRKSKSVNVMKIQKMFKNAAEENIRSFRVYVTELKELVAKLHYQKQLLVCQVLELEANKSLNEEKDTPDRSPLPWHILFDQQRKQIIMLWHLCHISLVHRTQFFLLLGGDPSDQIYMEVELRRLTRLEQHLAELGNASPALLGDEPAGSVSASIRALKQEREHLARKVNTKLTAEERELLYAKWEVPPVGKQRRLQFVNKLWTDPYNMQHVQESAEIVAKLIDFSVSDENSKDMIELNFSSPFNKKTWAGWNFISNLLNL comes from the exons ATGACGGGAACACCTGTGGCGGTGGCTGCGGCAACGCCGAGGTCTAAGATACAGAGGAATGCTTCAGGTACGCCGGGTGGCCCCAAAGTTCGGGAGGAGAAAATTCGAGTCACGGTTCGGATGAGGCCGCTCAATACAAAGGAGCAAGCTATGTACGATCTAATTGCTTGGGATTGTTTGGATGAACACACtattgtgttcaagaatccaaACCAAGAGAGGCCTACAACACCATACACCTTCG ATAAAGTTTTTGCACCTACGTGCTCAACTCATAAGGTTTATGAAGAAGGGGCTAAAGATGTTGCTTTATCAGCACTTTCTGGAATCAATG CAACAATATTTGCGTATGGGCAGACTAGCAGTGGTAAGACATTCACGATGAGAGGCGTCACTGAAAGTGCTATTAAAGACATCTACGACTACATTAAGAAT ACACCAGAAAGGGATTTTATTCTGAGAATCTCTGCTCTGGAAATCTATAATGAGACTGTCATAGACCTTCTGAAACGTGAATCTGGTCCTCTTCGGCTCTTGGATGATCCTGAG AAAGGGACTATTGTGGAAAAGCTGAATGAAGAAGTAGCTGAAGATCGTCAACATCTTAGGCGCTTAATTGGCATCTGCGAAG CTCAAAGGCAAGTGGGAGAAACTGCTTTAAATGATAAAAGCTCAAGATCACATCAAATAATCAGGCTG ACTGTAGAAAGCAGCCTTCGTGAAAGTTCAGGTCACGTAAAGTCTTACATAGCAAGTTTG AATTTTGTGGATCTTGCTGGAAGTGAACGCATCTCTCAAACAAATACATGTGGAGCAAGAATGAAGGAAGGCAGCCACATCAACCGAAGTTTGTTGACACTTGCATCAGTCATCAGGAAGCTAAG TGGCGGAAAATGTGGTCACATACCATATAGAGACTCAAAATTGACACGAATATTGCAGTCTTCATTAGGAGGGAATGCTCGAACAGCGATTATCTGTACCATAAGTCCTTCCTTAAGTCATGTGGAGCAAACAAGAAATACACTAGCATTTGCTACCAGTGCAAAGGAAGTCATTAATACTGCCCGAGTTAATATG GTCGTTTCAAATAAGACACTAGTTAGACAGTTGCAAAAGGAAGTTGCGAGGCTTGAAGGGGAGTTACGAAGCCCTGACCTTTCTGTGAATTCATGTCTAAGGTCATTGCTAGCTGAAAAGGAGTTGAAAATTCAGCAG ATGGAGAGGGATATGGAAGATCTGAGGCGACAGAGAGACCTTGCACAAACTCAACTTGATCTGGAAAGAAGAGTGAATAAAGTTCCAAAG GGATCAAACGATTGTGGGCCCTCTAGTCAAATAGTCAGATGTCTTTCTTTTCCTGAAGAGAACAAATCAGCTAATGGTAAACGTACGCCAGAGCGACGAGAGGCAGTGGGCAGGCAGGCAATGCTGAAGAATTTATTGGCTTCTCCTGATCCATCCATACTGGTTGGTGAAATCCGAAAGCTTGAGGATCGGCAGCTCCAGCTCTGTGAGGATGCAAATCGAGCTCTTGAAGTTCTGCACCAGGATTTTGCAACTCACAAACTTGGGAATCAAGAAACTGCTGAAACCATGTCGAAAGTACTATCTGAAATAAAAGACTTAGTAGCTGCCAGCTCTACTCCAGAAGAAATTGTGGCAGCAGATAAGGCCGACCTAATGGAAAAGATCACACAGTTGAAAAATCAAGGGAACACCATTGCATCTTTAGAAAGGAAGCTGGAGAATGTTCAAAAATCTATAGACAAGCTTGTGTCTGCTTTTAATGCAGAGGAGACTCCAGAAAACAAGACGACCCCTCTGAGAAGGAAGAAAATTCTTCCTTTCACATTAAGCAACAGTCCCAACATGCAGCATATAATACGTGCTCCTTGCTCGCCTCTCTCCTCTTCGCGTAAAGCAATGGAACATGACATTGAGAACAGGGCACCGGAAAACAACATTGGCATCTCTGGCAGTGATTCTTTTGCTAAGTTTCATAAAGATACTCCACGAAAGGATGATAAAAGTTGTGATTCTATTTTATCACGGGCAGGAAGCCCAGCTACAAGGAAATCAAAATCAGTGAATGTGATGAAGATTCAAAAGATGTTCAAGAATGCTGCGGAGGAGAACATTCGGAGCTTCAGAGTTTATGTTACCGAGTTAAAAGAGCTAGTGGCAAAACTGCATTACCAGAAGCAGCTACTGGTTTGCCAG GTTTTGGAACTGGAAGCAAACAAGTCATTAAATGAAGAAAAGGATACACCTGATCGGTCTCCCTTGCCATGGCATATACTATTTGATCAGCAGAGAAAGCAAATTATCATGTTATGGCATTTATGCCACATATCTCTTGTGCACCGGACACAGTTTTTTCTTCTGTTAGGAGGAGACCCTTCTGATCAGATATATATGGAAGTTGAACTTAGAAGATTGACTCGGTTAGAACAGCACCTGGCAGAGCTTGGGAATGCTAGTCCTGCACTTCTAGGTGATGAGCCTGCAGGCTCTGTTTCAGCAAG CATTAGAGCTCTGAAGCAAGAAAGGGAACATCTTGCTAGGAAGGTGAACACTAAACTTACAGCAGAGGAGAGGGAACTGCTTTATGCAAAATGGGAAGTTCCTCCAGTTGGAAAACAAAGGAGACTgcaatttgtaaataaattgtgGACCGACCCTTATAACATGCAACATGTGCAAGAAAGTGCTGAAATTGTAGCAAAGCTCATTGATTTCAGTGTATCTGATGAAAACAGCAAGGATATGATTGAATTAAACTTTTCAAGCCCTTTTAATAAGAAAACATGGGCGGGCTGGAACTTTATATCAAATCTTCTAAATTTGTAA
- the LOC114382592 gene encoding eukaryotic translation initiation factor 3 subunit K-like isoform X2: MGREKETTKVAYAVEQLVAFNRYNPDILPDLENYVNDQVSSQTYSLDANLCLLRLYQFEPEKMSSQIVARILVKALMAMPAPDFSLCLFLIPERVTGRFRQFWDEAAKSRHIVEAVPGFEQAIQGYAIHVLSLTYQRIPRTVLAEAINIEGLSLDKFLENQVANNGWVIEKSQGRAQLIVLPRNEFNDPALKKNAADSVPLEHITRIFPILS; this comes from the exons atgggaagagaaaaagagaCAACAAAGGTAGCTTACGCAGTGGAGCAGCTTGTAGCCTTCAATCGATACAATCCCGATATTCTTCCAGATCTCGAAAACTATGTCAACGACCAG GTTTCGTCGCAAACTTATAGCCTGGACGCGAATCTCTGCCTTCTTCGCCTCTACCAG TTTGAACCTGAGAAAATGAGTTCCCAGATTGTGGCCCGCATATTGGTCaag GCTCTCATGGCAATGCCGGCGCCAGATTTCAGCCTTTGTCTCTTTTTGATTCCAGAACGCGTG ACAGGAAGATTTCGGCAGTTCTGGGATGAAGCCGCAAAAAGTCGTCACATAGTTGAAGCTGTGCCAG GATTTGAGCAGGCAATCCAAGGGTATGCAATCCATGTCCTTTCCTTGACTTACCAAAGGATTCCTAGAACTGTGCTTGCTGAG GCCATTAACATAGAAGGTTTATCCTTGGACAAATTCCTTGAAAATCAAGTGGCCAACAATGGTTGGGTTATTGAGAAGAGCCAAGGTAGGGCTCAACTTATTGTCCTCCCTAGAAATGAATTTAATGACCcagctttgaagaaaaatgccGCAGACAGTGTACCATTGGAGCACATTACTCGCATCTTCCCTATTCTTAGTTGA
- the LOC114382592 gene encoding eukaryotic translation initiation factor 3 subunit K-like isoform X1, giving the protein MGREKETTKVAYAVEQLVAFNRYNPDILPDLENYVNDQVSSQTYSLDANLCLLRLYQFEPEKMSSQIVARILVKALMAMPAPDFSLCLFLIPERVQMEEQFKTLIVLSHYLETGRFRQFWDEAAKSRHIVEAVPGFEQAIQGYAIHVLSLTYQRIPRTVLAEAINIEGLSLDKFLENQVANNGWVIEKSQGRAQLIVLPRNEFNDPALKKNAADSVPLEHITRIFPILS; this is encoded by the exons atgggaagagaaaaagagaCAACAAAGGTAGCTTACGCAGTGGAGCAGCTTGTAGCCTTCAATCGATACAATCCCGATATTCTTCCAGATCTCGAAAACTATGTCAACGACCAG GTTTCGTCGCAAACTTATAGCCTGGACGCGAATCTCTGCCTTCTTCGCCTCTACCAG TTTGAACCTGAGAAAATGAGTTCCCAGATTGTGGCCCGCATATTGGTCaag GCTCTCATGGCAATGCCGGCGCCAGATTTCAGCCTTTGTCTCTTTTTGATTCCAGAACGCGTG CAAATGGAGGAGCAATTCAAGACTTTGATTGTTCTGTCTCACTATTTGGAG ACAGGAAGATTTCGGCAGTTCTGGGATGAAGCCGCAAAAAGTCGTCACATAGTTGAAGCTGTGCCAG GATTTGAGCAGGCAATCCAAGGGTATGCAATCCATGTCCTTTCCTTGACTTACCAAAGGATTCCTAGAACTGTGCTTGCTGAG GCCATTAACATAGAAGGTTTATCCTTGGACAAATTCCTTGAAAATCAAGTGGCCAACAATGGTTGGGTTATTGAGAAGAGCCAAGGTAGGGCTCAACTTATTGTCCTCCCTAGAAATGAATTTAATGACCcagctttgaagaaaaatgccGCAGACAGTGTACCATTGGAGCACATTACTCGCATCTTCCCTATTCTTAGTTGA
- the LOC114381716 gene encoding F-box/kelch-repeat protein At3g23880-like, translating to MVEFTIYGISENESCAGAFLPGDVTVKILSWLPVKALLRFRCVCKSWKSLLLDLSFVKLHLQRSYCRDTPVLFTLLNSNSKEEQCSLHYYCSMQRLLDNPLSAIDDGDLPFNQKPCRFWNPATRLRSKKSPCIMCYIHTLIGFGYNDSSDTYKVVAVVKKSRAITELRVCCLGDNCWRKIATWTDFLRAIHTKGLFMSNTLNWVGRLYTTHQNAIFSFDIRKETYRYLSLPVDVDVLSDDTVIGVLGGCLCLSHDYKRTRLAIWQMKEFGVEKSRTPLKKVSYEHLQISTSSSWMAMHANSDVRLVASKSEFGLVLYNRRENRVKPNGMFSKTVILESTQYVESLVLPYRI from the exons ATGGTTG AATTCACAATTTATGGCATTAGTGAGAATGAATCCTGCGCTGGCGCATTTCTCCCTGGCGATGTCACTGTGAAAATTCTGTCATGGCTTCCGGTGAAAGCACTTTTGCGATTCAGGTGCGTTTGCAAGTCTTGGAAGTCTCTTTTGCTTGATCTCTCTTTCGTGAAACTGCACCTTCAAAGATCATACTGCAGAGACACCCCCGTCCTATTCACGTTATTAAACTCCAACTCCAAGGAAGAACAATGCTCCCTACACTACTACTGCTCCATGCAACGTTTACTCGATAACCCATTATCCGCCATTGATGACGGTGACCTCCCATTCAATCAGAA GCCATGCCGATTTTGGAACCCGGCCACAAGGCTAAGGTCCAAAAAATCACCATGCATTATGTGCTATATTCATACGTTGATTGGCTTTGGCTACAATGATTCAAGCGACACTTACAAGGTGGTGGCCGTGGTTAAGAAATCACGGGCAATTACGGAATTGAGAGTTTGCTGTTTGGGTGATAATTGTTGGAGAAAGATTGCAACTTGGACTGATTTTCTCCGTGCAATTCATACTAAGGGGCTGTTTATGAGTAACACTCTTAACTGGGTAGGAAGACTTTACACTACCCATCAGAATGCAATCTTTTCCTTTGATATAAGGAAAGAGACATACAGATATTTGTCACTGCCTGTTGATGTTGATGTCCTGTCTGATGACACAGTGATTGGAGTTTTAGGAGGTTGTCTGTGTCTTTCTCATGATTACAAGAGAACTCGTCTCGCTATTTGGCAAATGAAGGAATTTGGAGTTGAGAAATCTAGGACTCCGTTGAAGAAGGTTAGTTATGAGCATCTTCAAATTTCTACATCTTCGTCTTGGATGGCCATGCATGCAAATAGCGATGTCAGGTTGGTGGCAAGCAAATCAGAGTTTGGACTTGTTCTGTATAACCGGAGAGAGAATAGAGTAAAGCCTAATGGGATGTTCTCCAAAACAGTTATTTTGGAGTCCACTCAATACGTTGAAAGCTTGGTTTTGCCTTATCGAATTTGA